In the Micromonospora narathiwatensis genome, one interval contains:
- a CDS encoding SigE family RNA polymerase sigma factor, which produces MTYEEFADARLGALLRYAVMLTGDPHQAQDLVQETMVRVQLNWRRVARSDVPERYVRRMLTNQYVDWRRGSWARRVLLRGEPDEVPVPTDHAQSAVDRDELWSWLSRLPRRQRAALVLRYYEDLPDAEIAEILGCAVGTVRSCISRALATLRAEYMEVC; this is translated from the coding sequence GTGACGTACGAGGAGTTCGCCGACGCACGGCTGGGCGCCCTGCTGCGGTACGCGGTCATGCTGACCGGGGATCCGCACCAGGCGCAGGACCTGGTGCAGGAGACCATGGTGCGGGTCCAGCTGAACTGGCGGCGGGTGGCCCGGAGCGACGTGCCGGAGCGGTACGTCCGCCGGATGCTCACCAACCAGTACGTCGACTGGCGGCGCGGCTCGTGGGCGCGGCGGGTGCTGCTCCGTGGTGAACCGGACGAGGTGCCCGTGCCGACCGACCACGCCCAGTCCGCGGTGGACCGGGACGAGCTGTGGTCCTGGCTGTCCCGGCTGCCCCGCCGACAGCGCGCCGCGTTGGTGCTCCGCTACTACGAGGACCTGCCCGACGCCGAGATCGCGGAGATTCTCGGCTGCGCCGTCGGCACGGTCCGCTCCTGCATCTCCCGGGCGCTGGCCACCCTGCGAGCCGAGTACATGGAGGTCTGCTGA
- a CDS encoding chromosome partitioning protein has product MVHENADRAHVRGQPQVPERDIEPLWPPDPTDPDAAVPPWAAPQPAAPAWPTPPATTPTARPPTPQPVDPSGEPAPDQIPPDAGNGTPVARTVQPSVDLDLPFTLDQPPAGPDSQTPPSSRAAIPPTTGGEAAGAAIPATADETVAEAAVPADGSGPVGDGATGGGRSESPWAQPPQRLTNPASEPSGRTPASPPVEAAAGPVTPPAAGTASPGPDVPVTAPVPGGPDLPAAGAVEATGGRGSPQSPPRLGPFPPAPGVPLRQPPYGDGTAYPPGPVGYGPPGHPSASAYPAHPQAGGPTPPPGWYPPAWPQPGAPAPPQPGPPAARQPAPAAAYPEPVWTPESGATPTAEDFARRRQARPADPMATMGVRAVVNRMGLVRLPPGRHEQDLKRDIEMVRRNFGGLRQVTVVNPKGGAGKTVAILLLAMTFGQKRGGYVLAWDNNETQGTLGMRAQQDFHSRTVRDMLRDLGQFQGPHGRIGDLSQYVRSQGEGMFDVLASDESATGGEMLTAAAFAEIREVVSRFYKLIFVDTGNNVRAQNWQAAMDATDQLVVTMSARNDSAETAARMLDHLEQSGRQRLVRQAVTVVSMPPSRKEIDLPAIQQHFAARTRAVLLAPYERLIDTGEPIRYAQLSSATRDAWLKIAAAVAEGL; this is encoded by the coding sequence GTGGTGCACGAGAACGCCGACCGGGCCCACGTACGGGGCCAACCGCAGGTGCCCGAGCGGGACATCGAACCGCTCTGGCCGCCGGATCCGACCGACCCGGACGCCGCCGTCCCGCCCTGGGCGGCACCCCAGCCGGCCGCACCGGCCTGGCCCACCCCGCCCGCGACGACGCCGACCGCCAGGCCACCGACGCCGCAGCCGGTCGATCCGTCCGGCGAACCGGCCCCGGACCAGATTCCGCCGGACGCCGGCAACGGAACACCCGTGGCCCGCACGGTGCAGCCCTCGGTCGACCTGGACCTGCCGTTCACCCTCGACCAGCCGCCGGCCGGCCCCGACAGCCAGACCCCGCCCTCGTCCCGAGCCGCCATCCCGCCCACGACCGGCGGAGAGGCGGCCGGGGCGGCCATCCCGGCCACGGCCGACGAGACGGTGGCCGAGGCGGCCGTTCCCGCGGACGGGTCCGGCCCGGTTGGTGACGGCGCGACGGGCGGTGGCCGGAGCGAGTCGCCGTGGGCGCAGCCGCCGCAGCGGCTCACCAACCCGGCGAGCGAACCGTCCGGCCGTACGCCGGCATCGCCACCGGTGGAGGCCGCCGCCGGTCCGGTGACGCCGCCGGCCGCCGGTACGGCCTCACCCGGGCCGGACGTCCCGGTGACCGCCCCCGTGCCGGGCGGGCCGGACCTGCCGGCAGCGGGTGCCGTCGAGGCGACGGGCGGCCGGGGATCGCCGCAGAGCCCGCCGCGGCTCGGGCCGTTCCCGCCCGCGCCGGGCGTACCGCTGCGGCAGCCGCCGTACGGGGACGGCACGGCGTACCCGCCGGGACCGGTCGGGTACGGACCGCCGGGGCACCCGTCGGCGTCGGCGTACCCGGCGCACCCGCAGGCGGGCGGGCCCACCCCACCGCCGGGCTGGTACCCGCCGGCCTGGCCGCAGCCGGGTGCCCCCGCACCGCCACAGCCCGGCCCGCCTGCCGCGCGGCAGCCCGCACCCGCCGCCGCGTATCCGGAGCCGGTCTGGACCCCGGAGAGCGGGGCGACTCCGACGGCCGAGGACTTCGCCCGCCGTCGCCAGGCCAGACCGGCCGACCCGATGGCCACCATGGGTGTCCGGGCGGTGGTGAACCGGATGGGGCTGGTCCGGCTCCCGCCCGGGCGGCACGAGCAGGACCTGAAGCGCGACATCGAGATGGTCCGGCGCAACTTCGGCGGGCTGCGCCAGGTGACCGTGGTCAACCCGAAGGGCGGCGCGGGCAAGACCGTCGCCATTCTGCTGCTCGCGATGACCTTCGGTCAGAAGCGTGGCGGATACGTGCTGGCCTGGGACAACAACGAGACCCAGGGCACCCTGGGCATGCGGGCCCAGCAGGACTTCCACTCCCGTACGGTCCGGGACATGCTGCGCGACCTGGGGCAGTTCCAGGGCCCGCACGGCCGCATCGGGGACCTGTCGCAGTACGTCCGCTCGCAGGGCGAGGGGATGTTCGACGTGCTCGCCTCGGACGAGTCGGCGACCGGTGGGGAAATGCTCACCGCCGCCGCGTTCGCCGAGATCCGCGAGGTGGTCAGCCGCTTCTACAAGCTGATCTTCGTGGACACCGGGAACAACGTCCGGGCCCAGAACTGGCAGGCCGCGATGGACGCCACCGACCAGCTCGTGGTCACCATGTCGGCACGGAACGACTCGGCGGAGACGGCCGCCCGGATGCTCGACCACCTGGAGCAGAGCGGCCGGCAGCGACTGGTCCGACAGGCGGTGACGGTGGTGTCGATGCCGCCGTCGCGCAAGGAGATCGACCTGCCGGCGATCCAGCAGCACTTCGCGGCCCGGACCCGAGCCGTGCTGCTGGCGCCGTACGAGCGGCTCATCGACACCGGCGAGCCGATCCGGTACGCCCAGCTCTCCTCGGCGACCCGGGACGCGTGGCTGAAGATCGCCGCCGCGGTCGCCGAAGGGCTGTAG
- a CDS encoding phage holin family protein: MGFLIRLAITAIALWITTLIVPGVEVTGRNATDTALTLLVVALIFGVVNAVLKPVIRVLGCVFYLLTLGLFALVVNALLFLLTNWIAQELHQPFHVDGFWAAFWGAIVVAVVSWLMSVVVPDRREAR; the protein is encoded by the coding sequence GTGGGCTTCCTGATCCGACTGGCGATCACCGCGATCGCGCTGTGGATCACCACCCTGATCGTGCCCGGAGTGGAGGTGACCGGCCGCAACGCTACGGACACGGCGCTCACCCTGCTCGTGGTGGCGCTCATCTTCGGCGTGGTCAACGCGGTGCTCAAGCCGGTCATCAGGGTGCTCGGCTGCGTGTTCTACCTGCTCACCCTCGGTCTCTTCGCGCTCGTGGTCAACGCCCTGCTGTTCCTGCTCACCAACTGGATCGCCCAGGAACTGCACCAGCCGTTCCACGTCGACGGGTTCTGGGCCGCGTTCTGGGGGGCCATCGTGGTGGCCGTGGTGAGCTGGCTGATGAGCGTCGTGGTGCCGGATCGGCGGGAGGCGCGGTGA
- a CDS encoding DUF3151 domain-containing protein — MQNLLPEPPATLLPAHEEADAALDAAAEQDTDEAYAEVAARFPSHSAAWAALGVRALAVGQVVPAYAYARTGYHRGLDQLRRSGWKGHGPVPWSHEPNRGFLGCLYVLSRAAGEIGEADEAARCAQFLRDCDPAAADALASH; from the coding sequence ATGCAGAACCTGTTGCCTGAGCCACCGGCCACCCTCCTGCCCGCGCACGAGGAGGCCGACGCCGCGCTGGACGCCGCCGCCGAGCAGGACACCGACGAGGCGTACGCCGAGGTCGCGGCCCGCTTCCCCAGCCACAGTGCGGCCTGGGCGGCACTCGGGGTCCGGGCGCTCGCCGTGGGCCAGGTCGTCCCGGCGTACGCGTACGCGCGTACCGGTTACCACCGGGGCCTGGACCAGCTGCGCCGCAGCGGCTGGAAGGGACACGGTCCGGTGCCCTGGTCGCACGAGCCCAACCGGGGTTTCCTCGGCTGCCTCTACGTGCTCTCCCGGGCCGCGGGCGAGATCGGCGAGGCGGACGAGGCGGCCCGCTGCGCCCAGTTCCTCCGCGACTGCGATCCGGCTGCCGCGGACGCCCTGGCCAGCCACTGA
- a CDS encoding diacylglycerol kinase family protein — MYDVVLLTLGSERDGSGGGCGSGGACCGGADEAADAKPAERCETPRVPVLACADALTARGARVDSVTARSDAEIDEVLARLDGPPRPDGLTWPDPDSKTRLVVATASDGQLRAVLRRLVRRYAPPPSRRPADLAGNRTVPDLPPVGVLPLDPARGGTARDLAAQLGLPRDPAAVAAAVLDGTVRRLDLLRNDGGSVTLDGALLGAADDAGRPLRWRARVEVDGAILSHGEDPIMACAIGNAGGYARLDDVALLADPDPTDGRVEVAVAVPVVTRSALGRKRVRLEVRRARGRAVAVVPRDERVPFLDDGVEGELNRKRSWWIEPGAWAVWTV, encoded by the coding sequence GTGTACGACGTGGTGCTGCTCACCCTCGGCTCGGAGCGGGACGGGTCTGGTGGGGGCTGCGGCAGCGGTGGAGCCTGCTGCGGTGGCGCCGACGAGGCCGCCGACGCCAAGCCGGCCGAGCGCTGCGAGACGCCGCGCGTACCGGTGCTGGCCTGTGCGGACGCGTTGACCGCCCGAGGCGCCCGGGTGGACAGTGTGACCGCCCGCTCGGACGCCGAGATCGACGAGGTGCTCGCCCGCCTCGACGGGCCGCCGCGCCCCGACGGCCTCACCTGGCCGGACCCGGACTCCAAGACCCGGCTGGTGGTCGCCACGGCCAGCGACGGGCAGTTGCGCGCCGTGCTCCGCCGGCTGGTCCGGCGGTACGCTCCGCCGCCCAGCCGCCGTCCGGCCGACCTGGCCGGCAACCGGACCGTCCCCGATCTGCCGCCGGTCGGCGTACTCCCGCTCGACCCGGCCCGGGGCGGGACGGCGCGGGACCTGGCCGCGCAGCTCGGGCTGCCCCGCGATCCGGCGGCGGTGGCCGCCGCGGTGCTGGACGGCACGGTCCGCCGGCTCGACCTGCTGCGCAACGACGGCGGCTCGGTGACCCTGGACGGCGCGCTGCTCGGCGCGGCCGACGACGCGGGCCGACCGCTGCGCTGGCGGGCCCGGGTGGAGGTCGACGGCGCGATCCTCTCCCACGGCGAGGACCCGATCATGGCCTGCGCGATCGGCAACGCCGGCGGGTACGCCCGGCTGGACGACGTGGCGCTGCTGGCCGACCCGGACCCGACCGACGGCCGGGTCGAGGTGGCGGTGGCCGTGCCCGTGGTCACCCGGTCCGCACTCGGCCGCAAGCGGGTACGACTGGAGGTACGCCGGGCCCGGGGGCGGGCGGTGGCGGTCGTGCCGCGCGACGAGCGGGTGCCCTTCCTCGACGACGGTGTCGAGGGCGAGCTGAACCGCAAGCGGTCCTGGTGGATCGAGCCGGGCGCCTGGGCGGTCTGGACGGTCTGA
- the fbaA gene encoding class II fructose-bisphosphate aldolase, whose product MPIASPEAYAEMLDRAKAGRYAYPAINVTSSQTLNAALKGFADAESDGIIQVSTGGAEYLSGPSVKDMVAGSVAFAKYAHEVAKNYPVNIALHTDHCPKDKLDKFVRPLMAISQERVQRGEEPLFQSHMWDGSAVPVAENLEIAEQLLTEAAKGKIVLEIEVGVVGGEEDGVENAINEKLYTTVEDGLAMVDALGLGEKGRYMAALTFGNVHGVYKPGNVKLRPSVLHDIQVAVGAKYGKEKPLSLVFHGGSGSLLSEIREALDYGVVKMNIDTDTQYCFTRPVADHMFRNYDGVLKVDGEVGNKKMYDPRVWGKAAEAGMAARVVEACEALRSTGTKMK is encoded by the coding sequence ATGCCCATCGCTTCCCCCGAGGCTTACGCGGAGATGCTGGACCGGGCCAAGGCCGGCCGGTACGCGTACCCCGCGATCAACGTGACCTCCTCGCAGACGCTGAACGCGGCGCTCAAGGGCTTCGCCGACGCGGAGAGCGACGGCATCATCCAGGTCTCCACCGGTGGCGCGGAGTACCTGTCCGGACCGTCGGTCAAGGACATGGTCGCCGGTTCGGTCGCGTTCGCGAAGTACGCCCACGAGGTGGCGAAGAACTACCCGGTGAACATCGCGCTGCACACCGACCACTGCCCGAAGGACAAGCTGGACAAGTTCGTCCGGCCGCTGATGGCCATCTCCCAGGAGCGGGTGCAGCGCGGCGAGGAGCCGCTGTTCCAGTCGCACATGTGGGACGGCTCGGCCGTGCCGGTGGCGGAGAACCTGGAGATCGCCGAGCAGCTCCTCACCGAGGCCGCCAAGGGCAAGATCGTCCTTGAGATCGAGGTCGGCGTCGTGGGTGGCGAGGAGGACGGCGTCGAGAACGCCATCAACGAGAAGCTCTACACCACCGTCGAGGACGGCCTGGCCATGGTCGACGCGCTCGGCCTGGGCGAGAAGGGCCGCTACATGGCGGCGCTGACCTTCGGCAACGTGCACGGCGTCTACAAGCCGGGCAACGTCAAGCTCCGCCCCTCGGTGCTGCACGACATCCAGGTGGCGGTCGGCGCCAAGTACGGCAAGGAGAAGCCGCTCAGCCTGGTCTTCCACGGCGGTTCCGGCTCGCTGCTGTCGGAGATCCGCGAGGCGCTTGACTACGGCGTGGTGAAGATGAACATCGACACCGACACCCAGTACTGCTTCACCCGGCCGGTGGCGGACCACATGTTCCGCAACTACGACGGCGTGCTGAAGGTCGACGGCGAGGTCGGCAACAAGAAGATGTACGACCCGCGCGTCTGGGGCAAGGCCGCCGAGGCCGGCATGGCCGCCCGGGTCGTCGAGGCCTGCGAGGCCCTGCGCTCCACGGGCACCAAGATGAAGTGA
- a CDS encoding LCP family protein — translation MIENDLRAAFARLEALTPPIGPVRVAIERAAVRRRRRRFRLRLGGTALLLVAAATAGFTAFVPHQPAPATLLGEPAPPTPTGALNVLLLGVDSTSTQRPPLADSVLLVHLPADRSRPYLVSLPRDLEVAIPGLHRDKLNAAFAYGAGYDPPDQSKGYDLTRRAVVDLIGVPVDAGAVLTYPVLRKVTDALGGVEVCLPQQIRSSHTRRAYPAGCQRLDGSASVDLLRQRRGLPDGGLDRDRNAQRFAAGLVRRARAKDVLGDPVQLSRIVAAVGPDLTVAGGSVLDLLRVVPELTSVEPVGLSLPVELTEGSNGRLHADPRAAPAFLAALREDRLAEWAAAHPDRVTPIR, via the coding sequence ATGATCGAAAACGACCTGCGGGCCGCCTTCGCGCGGCTGGAGGCGCTGACCCCGCCCATCGGCCCGGTCCGCGTAGCCATCGAGCGGGCCGCGGTCCGCCGCCGGCGCCGCCGTTTCCGGCTCCGGCTCGGTGGTACGGCGCTGTTGCTGGTCGCCGCCGCCACGGCCGGCTTCACGGCGTTCGTGCCGCACCAGCCGGCACCCGCGACCCTGCTCGGTGAGCCGGCGCCGCCGACCCCGACCGGCGCGCTGAACGTGCTGCTGCTCGGTGTCGACTCGACGTCGACGCAGCGTCCCCCGCTGGCCGACTCGGTGCTGCTCGTGCACCTCCCGGCCGACCGCAGCCGGCCGTATCTGGTCTCGCTCCCGCGCGACCTGGAGGTCGCCATCCCCGGGCTGCACCGGGACAAGCTCAACGCGGCCTTCGCGTACGGTGCGGGCTACGACCCGCCCGACCAGAGCAAGGGCTACGACCTGACCCGTCGGGCGGTCGTCGACCTGATCGGCGTACCCGTCGACGCCGGCGCCGTGCTGACGTACCCGGTGCTGCGGAAGGTGACCGACGCGCTGGGCGGGGTGGAGGTCTGCCTGCCGCAGCAGATCAGGTCCTCGCACACCCGCCGGGCGTACCCGGCCGGCTGCCAGCGCCTCGACGGGTCCGCCTCCGTCGACCTGCTGCGACAGCGGCGAGGGCTGCCCGACGGAGGTCTGGACCGGGACCGTAACGCCCAGCGGTTCGCGGCCGGCCTGGTCCGCCGGGCCAGAGCGAAGGATGTGTTGGGCGACCCGGTGCAACTCTCCCGCATCGTCGCCGCGGTGGGCCCGGACCTGACCGTGGCCGGCGGATCGGTGCTGGACCTGCTGCGGGTCGTCCCGGAGTTGACCTCGGTCGAGCCGGTCGGGCTCAGCCTGCCGGTCGAGCTGACGGAGGGCTCCAACGGGCGGCTGCACGCGGATCCGAGGGCCGCCCCGGCCTTCCTGGCCGCGTTGCGGGAGGATCGGCTGGCCGAGTGGGCGGCGGCGCACCCGGACCGGGTCACCCCGATCCGCTGA